Proteins encoded by one window of Culicoides brevitarsis isolate CSIRO-B50_1 chromosome 2, AGI_CSIRO_Cbre_v1, whole genome shotgun sequence:
- the LOC134830053 gene encoding pyrimidodiazepine synthase-like: protein MNNGKHYSKGSSMPQLPKDNKLVLYSMRFCPFAQRVHLVLDAKNIPYHTVYINLTEKPEWLVQKSPLMKVPALEIPGEAEPLIESLVICDYLDEKYPQVKLHSTDPLRKARDKILIERFSSVIGPMYQIYTFSASDVTDAVRQVATGLQLYEDELRKRGTKFFGGNDRPGMVDLMLWPWTERSHIITLISDKYELDTERFAKLIKWRDDMANDPAVKGSFLSAENHLKFLETRRTGSPNYDILVNQAKKMRTS, encoded by the exons ATGAACAACGGAAAGCATTATTCTAAAG GTTCATCGATGCCGCAACTCCCGAAAGATAACAAGTTGGTGTTGTATTCCATGCGTTTTTGTCCCTTTGCTCAACGAGTTCACCTGGTTTTGGATGCCAAGAACATCCCGTATCACACTGTTTACATCAATCTCACCGAAAAACCCGAATGGCTCGTCCAAAAATCGCCTCTGATGAAGGTGCCAGCCTTGGAAATCCCCGGAGAAGCAGAGCCTTTGATCGAATCTCTCGTAATTTGCGATTATTTGGACGAAAAATACCCCCAAGTGAAGTTACATTCCACGGATCCGCTGAGAAAAGCCCGCGACAAGATCCTAATTGAGCGATTTTCATCCGTAATTGGGCCAATGTATCAAATTTACACGTTTTCGGCGAGCGATGTCACGGATGCCGTACGTCAAGTTGCCACCGGATTGCAATTGTACGAAGATGAGTTGCGAAAACGCGGCACAAAGTTCTTCGGGGGCAACGACAGACCCGGCATGGTGGATTTAATGTTGTGGCCATGGACCGAAAGATCGCACATTATCACTCTTATCAGCGATAAGTACGAATTGGATACCGAAAGATTCGcaaaattg attAAATGGCGCGACGACATGGCAAACGACCCCGCAGTCAAAGGAAGTTTCTTATCCGCCGAAAATCACTTGAAATTCTTGGAAACTCGTCGCACGGGAAGTCCCAACTACGATATTTTGGT AAACCAAGCGAAGAAAATGCGAACTTCGTAA
- the LOC134831911 gene encoding trypsin 3A1-like: MNLISVSIVLLFVATITARELNKFSRNGKCDCVCGVRGRGNRIVGGYEATPHEFPWTVGLFRQGKLYCGASLISENFLLTAAHCVDGISPVEIKAYFGGHNITKDYTEMRRIKKIHQHESFNIFSFDNDIALLELAKGIKFGPKVQPACLPDGSVREFSGSEGIVAGWGRLAEKQQTSMSLQTVTVPVWSREECATAGYGSKRITENMICSGYVEGGKDACQGDSGGSLGIPLPTGNIQIIGVVSWGRGCGRKNLPGIYTNVVNYLPWINRRLKNECLCSPRPLPKTFSDFVTFPDN, from the exons atgaatttaatAAGTGTGTCAATAGTTCTACTTTTTGTAGCAACAATTACTGCCCgggaattaaataaattttcacggAATGGAAAGTGTGACTGCGTTTGTGGAGTTCGAGGAAGAGGAAATCGAATTGTTGGCGGATACGAAGCGACTCCTCATGAGTTCCCATGGACTGTAGGACTTTTCCGTCAAGGAAAACTTTATTGTGGTGCCTCGTTGATTTCGGAAAATTTCTTGCTGACAGCGGC acatTGCGTTGATGGAATTAGTCCTGTAGAGATCAAGGCTTACTTTGGAGGTCATAATATTACGAAGGATTATACGGAAATGCGTCGTATCAAGAAGATTCATCAACATGAGAGCTTCAATATTTTCTCGTTCGATAATGACATTGCTTTGTTAGAATTGGCCAAGGGTATTAAATTTGGACCAAAAGTGCAACCTGCTTGTCTTCCTGATGGat ctGTTCGTGAGTTTTCTGGTTCAGAAGGAATCGTCGCTGGCTGGGGTCGTCTCgctgaaaaacaacaaacctCAATGTCACTTCAAACAGTAACTGTTCCGGTATGGTCTCGAGAAGAATGCGCAACTGCTGGTTATGGTAGCAAACGTATTACGGAAAATATGATTTGTTCGGGTTACGTTGAGGGAGGAAAAGACGCTTGTCAG GGTGATTCTGGCGGCAGTTTGGGAATTCCATTACCAACAGGCAACATTCAAATTATCGGCGTTGTCTCATGGGGACGTGGATGTGGAAGGAAAAACTTACCTGGAATCTATACAAATGTCGTGAATTACTTGCCATGGATCAATAGACGTCTCAAAAACGAATGCTTGTGTTCGCCACGTCCTTTGCCAAAGACTTTCTCCGACTTTGTTACCTTTCCAGACAATTAA
- the LOC134830680 gene encoding large ribosomal subunit protein mL46, with protein sequence MIVRNVGQLLSVHLRTACVARGLCTKVQSSPAATEKWDLYSGVLLERLPIIGKPLDDVQTRVQNLMNQIEFENSLRSDHELRKERDAIQAKLLAKGEIDVDLDATKQTAQDFEDACNEELEKFQMASRTTAADKKNDVKSLNRKLDETLIFIAKQNLGKTQVTCLPQGKWIEGETLRQTAERVLKEIAGDKVKAQFYGNAPCGFYKYKYPKGERGESVGAKVFFFRAVLRDHKDGNVDAKTAFEWRTKEELGTVLKSQSYYKSVSQFML encoded by the exons ATGATTGTGAGAAACGTCGGTCAATTGTTGTCAGTGCATCTCAGGACTGCCTGCGTCGCTCGAGGACTCTGCACAAAAGTTCAATCATCGCCTGCCGCAACAGAAAAATGGGATTTGTATTCCGGAGTGTTGCTCGAAAGACTTCCCATTATCGGAAAACCTCTCGATGATGTCCAAACACGAGTTCAA AATTTAATGAACCAGATTGAATTTGAGAACAGTTTACGTAGCGACCACGAGCTACGCAAGGAACGTGATGCAATTCAAGCAAAACTTCTCGCAAAAGGCGAAATTGATGTCGATTTGGATGCAACGAAACAAACCGCGCAGGATTTCGAAGATGCCTGCAACGAAGAATTGGAAAAGTTTCAAATGGCTTCAAGAACAACAGCTGCTGATAAGAAAAATGACGTCAAATCGCTCAATCGGAAGCTGGatgaaactttaattttcattgcgAAACAAAATTTGGGCAAAACTCAAGTCACTTGCTTGCCACAAGGCAAATGGATCGAAGGCGAAACACTTCGACAAACGGCGGAACGAGTTTTAAAGGAAATCGCGGGCGATAAAGTCAAAGCgcaattttatggaaatgctCCGTGTGGCTTTTACAAGTACAAATATCCGAAAGGCGAGCGAGGAGAGTCCGTCGGAGCGAAAGTTTTCTTCTTTCGAGCTGTTTTGAGAGATCATAAAGACGGAAATGTCGATGCCAAGACAGCGTTTGAGTGGAGGACCAAAGAAGAGTTGGGAACAGTCCTCAAAAGTCAGTCTTATTACAAAAGTGTCTCGCAATTTATGCTGTAA